The genomic segment CATGAAAACCTATTTATACATAGAGCCCTAGTACTACCTATTAAACACTCATTAATGAGTAGCGGATCAATTTCAAAGATTTCAGAAGTCCTATCCCATCCTCAGGCAATAGCACAATGCAGCCAGTGGTTAAATGACAATATTCCAAATGCAGTTCATCTACCAACTAATTCAACGGCAGAAGCAATAAGAATGGTAAGAGGAAGCTTATTTAGAGCAGCGATAGGATCCAAAGATGCAAGTGAGGATCTGAATATTCTGGCTTATCCTATTAATGATATTGAAGGGAATTGCACTAGATTCGTTCTTCTCAGTAAGAACAACATTAAAGTGGATGGGAATAAGGCAAGTATGGCCTTTTCTCTTAAGTCGAATAGTCCGGGTGCATTACTAAAAGCATTGAATTGCATCGCAAATCTTGGCTTGAATATGAGTAGAATTGAATCACGTCCTTCTAAAAGAGAACTTGGTGAATATGTCTTTTTCATAGATCTTGATTTAAACAATAATAATAAAAAAGACTTTGAAAACATTACTAAAGAATTATCTCCTCTTTGCAATCAAATAATTAATTTTGGATGCTATTTCGGATCAGAAGTTGATTAAATTATCCTCTTGATTTGAATACT from the Prochlorococcus marinus str. NATL2A genome contains:
- the pheA gene encoding prephenate dehydratase, which encodes MLTRVAYLGPKGTYAEQAAKALAELEKLDSPVFSPCKGLRSVVDNLANNLCEAAVVPIENSVEGGVTTTLDSLWRHENLFIHRALVLPIKHSLMSSGSISKISEVLSHPQAIAQCSQWLNDNIPNAVHLPTNSTAEAIRMVRGSLFRAAIGSKDASEDLNILAYPINDIEGNCTRFVLLSKNNIKVDGNKASMAFSLKSNSPGALLKALNCIANLGLNMSRIESRPSKRELGEYVFFIDLDLNNNNKKDFENITKELSPLCNQIINFGCYFGSEVD